The genomic window TGTTCGTCGGTGTCGGTGCCTCCCGAGTGCGCGACCTGTTCAAGGAAGCCAAGGAGAACGCTCCCGCGATCATCTTTGTCGATGAGATCGACGCCGTCGGTCGACACCGCGGCGCGGGCATGGGCGGCGGTCATGACGAGCGCGAGCAGACTCTCAACCAGCTGCTGGTCGAGATGGACGGCTTCGACGCCCACGCCAACGTGATCCTCATCGCGGCCACCAACCGTCCCGACATCCTGGACCCTGCACTGCTGCGCCCGGGCCGCTTCGACCGCCAGATCGCTGTGGAGGCGCCCGACATGCTCGGCCGTCTGCACATCCTCCAGGTGCATTCCAAGGGCAAGCCGATGGGTGCCGACCTGGACCTGATGACGGTCGCGCGCCGCACCCCGGGCTTCTCCGGTGCTGACCTTGCCAACGTGCTCAACGAGGCAGCACTGCTGACCGCCCGTCGCAACGAGACCGTCATCGAGGACCACCATCTCGACGAGGCGATCGATCGCGTCATGGCTGGGCCGCAGAAGCGCAGTCGCATGATGAGCGCGAAGGAAAAAAAGATCACCGCCTATCACGAGGGCGGTCACGCGCTGGTCGCCGCCGCGATGCACAACACCGACCCCGTGAGCAAGGTGACGATCCTGCCGCGTGGCCGGGCCCTGGGTTACACGATGGTGCTGCCGGCTGATGACAAGTACTCCACCACGCGCAACGAGCTGCTCGACCAGTTGGCCTACGCACTGGGCGGTCGTGTCGCCGAGGAGATGGTCTTTCACGACCCCACGACCGGTGCCTCCAACGACATCGAGAAGGCCACCGGATTGGCCCGCAAGATGGTCACCGAGTTCGGCATGAGCGAGCGAGTGGGTGCGATCAAGCTCGGTGCGGGCAGCGGCGAGGTCTTCATGGGCCGCGACATGGGCCACGGGCGTGACTACTCCGAGGACCTGGCCGGGGTCGTCGACCAGGAGGTGCGTCGCCTGATCGAGGCCGCCCACGACGAGGCCTGGCACGCACTGAACGACAACCGCCACGTGCTGGACCGGTTGGTCCTTGAGCTCCTCGAGAAGGAGACGCTCAACGCTCCCGCCCTGGCTGAGCTCTTCGAGGACATCGTCAAGCGCTCCGAGCGTCCCGTCTGGCTCAGCAGCGACCACCGCACGGTCCACACCGCCGGCCCCGTGCTGACCGAGGCTGAGCAACGCGCGATGGCCAACGGCCACCACCCGCCCTCGGACGGTCAGGAGCACCCACCCGCCAAGATCATCGAGGTTCCGGACGGCGGCCACGTCGGCAGCGGTGAGCACTGAGATGGACCTGCCCCGGATCGAGGCAGCGGTGCGCGAGATCCTGTTCGCCGTCGGTGAGGATCCGGACCGGGAGGGACTGCGGGACACCCCCGCACGGGTAGCCCGCGCCTACACCGAGACGTTTGCCGGGTTGGCGCAGGACCCGGAGACCGCACTGTCCGCGACGTTCGACGTCGCGCACGAGGAGCTGATCCTGGTGCGTGACATCGCTCTCTACAGCACGTGCGAGCACCACCTGGTGCCGTTCCACGGGGCAGCCCACGTGGGCTACATCCCGGGACAGGACGGTCGGGTGGCCGGACTGTCCAAGTTGGCCCGTCTGGTCGAGGTGTATGCGCGCCGGCCCCAGGTCCAGGAGCGGTTGACCACGGAGATCGCCGAGGCGCTGGTGGCGCAGCTGGACCCGCGCGGCGTGATCGTGGTCATCGAGGCGGAGCACCTGTGCATGTCGATGCGAGGTGTCCACAAGCCGGGGGCCACGACCATCACCTCGGCGGTGCGGGGTCAGCTGACCGACCCAGCCACGCGCGCGGAGGCCATGAGCCTGATCCTGGCCGACCGGGGCCGGTGAGCCAGCGGTGTCATCCGCAACACCGGGTCCAGACGTCCCGAACGGTGTGACTGGTCGGCCTGGATCCGACCACGACGAACCAGCCCACCGGCCTTTCCCGCTGATCATGGGGGTGGTCAACGTGACCCCCGACTCCTTCAGCGACGGAGGCCGCTGGTTCGAGCCTGCGGCAGCGGTCGAGCACGGGCTGGCACTGCTCGGGCAGGGCGCAGACCTGCTCGACGTCGGTGGCGAGTCCACCCGCCCAGGTGCGGAGCGTCCGACCGAGCGTGAGGAGCTGGACCGGGTCATCCCCGTGGTCGCGGCCCTGGCCGCTCAGGGCGCGCGGATCTCCATCGACACGATGCGCTCCCGGGTCGCCGCGGAGTCCCTCGACGCCGGTGCCACGCTGATCAACGATGTCTCCGGTGGCCTGGCAGACCCGCAGATGGCAACCATGGCAGCACGCAGCGGGCTCCCCTTCGTGGCGATGCACTGGCGGGCCCACTCGGCACACATGCACCGCGAGGCTCGCTATGCCGATGTCGTCACCGAGGTTGTCGCAGAGCTGCTCGAGCGCGTCGAGGCACTGGTGGAGGCTGGCGTGGCCCGCGAGGCGATCATCCTCGACCCCGGCTTCGGCTTCAGCAAGGACGCCGGCCACAACTGGGAGCTCCTGGCTGGCCTCGACCAGGTCACGGCCCTGCCTCATCCCGTTCTGGTAGGCACCTCCCGCAAACGGTTCCTGGGGCGTCTCGGTGCGGCTGTGGGGTCCACCGTCGGACCCGCCCCGTCGGGTGAGCCCACCCCGTCGGGTGCCCTGTCGCCCCCGACGCCGCCCGCCGAGCGCGATGCCGCCACGGCGGCGACCAGCCTGCTCGCGGCCCAGGCCGGCGCGTGGGCCGTCCGGGTGCACGATGTGCCTGGCACCCGGGACGCGCTCGCCGTCTGGGCCCATGTGCACGCGGCAGGGGGACGCGCGTGACTGATCGGATCACGCTGTCCGGCGTGACGGCATACGGCTATCACGGGGTCCTGGCGAGCGAGAAGGCGGAAGGGCAGGAGTTCTCCGTCGACCTCGTGCTGGAGGTTGACCTGACCCGAGCGGCCGCGACCGACGACCTCCGTCACACAGTGAACTATGCCGAGGTGGCCGCCGACGTCGTCGCGATCCTCGAGGCACCCGCGCAGGACCTGATCGAGACCGTGGCGGGGCAGATCGTCGACTCCGTGCTCACCCGGCCCCTGGTCGAGGCCGTGACGGTGACGCTGCACAAGCCGCACGCGCCTGTGGGGGTGCCGTTCGGGGACGTGACTGTCGAGCTGCGCCGAGAGCGGGACGTCCCGGTCGTGATCGCACTGGGAGCCAACCTGGGCAGCGACCCCGCAGACACGATCGATCGTGCTGCCGTGCGGCTGGCCCAGGTCCCGGGACTGTCGCAGGTGGTCCTCTCACCGTTGTTCGAGACCGATCCGGTCGGCGGTCCGGAGCAGCCGACCTACACCAATGCCGTGGCGCTGGCCCGGACCTCCCTCGCGCCCGGACGGTTGCTGTCGGTCCTGCACGAGATCGAGGCCGATTTCGGGCGCACGCGGGAGATCCGTTGGGGGGCAAGGAGCCTGGACCTGGATCTCATCCAGGTCGGTCAGCCCGGTCAGCCCACCGAGTCGCAAAGTGACGACCCGGCGCTGACCCTGCCGCACCCCCGCGCGCACGAGCGAGCCTTTGTGCTGGCTCCATGGCACGCCGTGGACGAGGCTGCGCAGCTGCGCGTCGGTGACCTGGTCGTGCCGGTGGCGGAGCTGCTCGACGCCGTTGCTGACCAGGGGGTTCGCGCACGTGAGTGACATCGCCGGCGTGCGTGCCTCGGCCGTGGCGATGGTGGCC from Ornithinimicrobium cryptoxanthini includes these protein-coding regions:
- the folK gene encoding 2-amino-4-hydroxy-6-hydroxymethyldihydropteridine diphosphokinase — encoded protein: MTDRITLSGVTAYGYHGVLASEKAEGQEFSVDLVLEVDLTRAAATDDLRHTVNYAEVAADVVAILEAPAQDLIETVAGQIVDSVLTRPLVEAVTVTLHKPHAPVGVPFGDVTVELRRERDVPVVIALGANLGSDPADTIDRAAVRLAQVPGLSQVVLSPLFETDPVGGPEQPTYTNAVALARTSLAPGRLLSVLHEIEADFGRTREIRWGARSLDLDLIQVGQPGQPTESQSDDPALTLPHPRAHERAFVLAPWHAVDEAAQLRVGDLVVPVAELLDAVADQGVRARE
- the folE gene encoding GTP cyclohydrolase I FolE, whose protein sequence is MDLPRIEAAVREILFAVGEDPDREGLRDTPARVARAYTETFAGLAQDPETALSATFDVAHEELILVRDIALYSTCEHHLVPFHGAAHVGYIPGQDGRVAGLSKLARLVEVYARRPQVQERLTTEIAEALVAQLDPRGVIVVIEAEHLCMSMRGVHKPGATTITSAVRGQLTDPATRAEAMSLILADRGR
- the ftsH gene encoding ATP-dependent zinc metalloprotease FtsH, coding for MNKQRTRGPWMWIVMVLGLGILWYSLMMPSAYERIDTSEALDLIRTDKVAEAVLTPDRIDLVLTDGETFSNDEVTDADRVQAFYVPSRGEMLVDEFEAHPPTEAFTDDPAQPNWFASLLMTVIPLLLILGLFLFLMTRMQGGGRGVMQFGKSKAKLASKDMPKVTFADVAGADEAVEELHEIKEFLAEPRKFLEVGAKIPKGVLLYGPPGTGKTLLARAVAGEAGVPFYTISGSDFVEMFVGVGASRVRDLFKEAKENAPAIIFVDEIDAVGRHRGAGMGGGHDEREQTLNQLLVEMDGFDAHANVILIAATNRPDILDPALLRPGRFDRQIAVEAPDMLGRLHILQVHSKGKPMGADLDLMTVARRTPGFSGADLANVLNEAALLTARRNETVIEDHHLDEAIDRVMAGPQKRSRMMSAKEKKITAYHEGGHALVAAAMHNTDPVSKVTILPRGRALGYTMVLPADDKYSTTRNELLDQLAYALGGRVAEEMVFHDPTTGASNDIEKATGLARKMVTEFGMSERVGAIKLGAGSGEVFMGRDMGHGRDYSEDLAGVVDQEVRRLIEAAHDEAWHALNDNRHVLDRLVLELLEKETLNAPALAELFEDIVKRSERPVWLSSDHRTVHTAGPVLTEAEQRAMANGHHPPSDGQEHPPAKIIEVPDGGHVGSGEH
- the folP gene encoding dihydropteroate synthase, yielding MGVVNVTPDSFSDGGRWFEPAAAVEHGLALLGQGADLLDVGGESTRPGAERPTEREELDRVIPVVAALAAQGARISIDTMRSRVAAESLDAGATLINDVSGGLADPQMATMAARSGLPFVAMHWRAHSAHMHREARYADVVTEVVAELLERVEALVEAGVAREAIILDPGFGFSKDAGHNWELLAGLDQVTALPHPVLVGTSRKRFLGRLGAAVGSTVGPAPSGEPTPSGALSPPTPPAERDAATAATSLLAAQAGAWAVRVHDVPGTRDALAVWAHVHAAGGRA